One genomic window of Etheostoma spectabile isolate EspeVRDwgs_2016 chromosome 7, UIUC_Espe_1.0, whole genome shotgun sequence includes the following:
- the pkig gene encoding cAMP-dependent protein kinase inhibitor gamma isoform X1: protein MMDVETSYSDFINCDRTGRRNAVPDIAGKGEAAASTSELTKDLAEMDLKAAEGDPGASPATEAEGSTSQDAQGGGGPS, encoded by the exons ATGATGGACGTGGAGACGTCGTACTCAGACTTTATCAACTGTGATCGCACAGGCCGCAGGAACGCAGTGCCCGACATCGCCGGGAAGGGGGAGGCAGCGGCCAGCACCAGTGAACTCACCAAAGACCTGGCAGAGATGGACCTGAAGGCTGCAG AAGGAGACCCGGGGGCCTCCCCAGCCACTGAGGCAGAGGGCTCCACCAGCCAAGATGCCCAGGGAGGCGGAGGCCCATCCTAA
- the pkig gene encoding cAMP-dependent protein kinase inhibitor gamma isoform X2, whose product MMDVETSYSDFINCDRTGRRNAVPDIAGKGEAAASTSELTKDLAEMDLKAAGDPGASPATEAEGSTSQDAQGGGGPS is encoded by the exons ATGATGGACGTGGAGACGTCGTACTCAGACTTTATCAACTGTGATCGCACAGGCCGCAGGAACGCAGTGCCCGACATCGCCGGGAAGGGGGAGGCAGCGGCCAGCACCAGTGAACTCACCAAAGACCTGGCAGAGATGGACCTGAAGGCTGCAG GAGACCCGGGGGCCTCCCCAGCCACTGAGGCAGAGGGCTCCACCAGCCAAGATGCCCAGGGAGGCGGAGGCCCATCCTAA